The Thermoplasma acidophilum DSM 1728 genome includes a window with the following:
- a CDS encoding polyprenyl synthetase family protein → MQIETEDPHETINNYKLRIDERISRFFDRKEAETKDDLSRRVIRMIREYTEGGGKRLRPIFLVLGYRLFADENNAIFDASISIELAQSYLLIHDDVIDDSDLRRGKPSMHIRLWRSFFPESEKGKKMGEGLAIVAGDLAETYAHESLINSDFDPSLLLLADMELTKTIEMTGYGQFLDVVSGTLNDFRENDLIRLHLWKTARYTLEGPLAMGALLSGRHDQIMDLRLFGRTLGIAFQLKDDILGLFGDEATTGKSIYSDVNEGKRTLLMIKAMEFSDRQDAEFIDRILRRGNVTQEEFERIRNIVMKSGSYDYSVKLMDSLVAKSKEYLNRIRGNSCAKTYLSWLSDYLVARDH, encoded by the coding sequence ATGCAGATAGAAACCGAAGACCCGCATGAAACAATAAACAATTACAAATTGCGAATAGACGAGAGGATATCAAGGTTTTTCGACAGGAAAGAAGCCGAAACCAAAGATGATCTCTCTAGAAGGGTCATAAGGATGATAAGGGAGTACACCGAGGGAGGGGGCAAAAGGCTTAGGCCCATATTCCTTGTCCTTGGCTACAGGCTCTTTGCCGATGAAAATAATGCAATATTCGATGCTTCGATATCCATAGAGCTTGCGCAGTCATATCTTCTCATACATGATGACGTCATAGATGACAGCGATCTGAGGCGCGGGAAACCCAGCATGCATATAAGGCTGTGGAGATCGTTCTTCCCGGAATCAGAGAAGGGGAAGAAGATGGGGGAAGGCCTCGCAATAGTTGCAGGAGATCTTGCCGAAACCTATGCCCATGAAAGCCTGATCAACTCCGACTTCGATCCCAGCCTACTTCTGCTGGCCGATATGGAACTTACGAAGACTATAGAGATGACAGGCTACGGGCAGTTCCTAGATGTTGTTTCCGGCACGCTGAATGATTTTAGAGAAAACGATCTCATAAGGCTGCACCTATGGAAAACCGCCAGATACACGCTTGAGGGTCCTCTGGCCATGGGTGCATTGCTCAGTGGAAGGCACGATCAGATCATGGATCTGAGACTCTTCGGCCGTACGCTTGGAATAGCGTTCCAGCTCAAGGATGACATACTCGGCCTGTTTGGTGATGAAGCCACAACTGGGAAATCCATATACAGCGATGTGAACGAGGGAAAGAGAACCCTGCTCATGATCAAGGCCATGGAATTTTCTGACAGGCAGGATGCCGAGTTCATTGACAGAATACTACGCAGAGGCAACGTGACCCAGGAGGAATTCGAGAGGATAAGGAACATCGTGATGAAAAGCGGATCTTACGACTACTCCGTCAAGCTCATGGACAGCCTGGTTGCCAAATCAAAGGAGTACCTAAACAGAATTAGAGGCAACAGCTGCGCCAAAACTTACCTTTCCTGGCTTTCGGATTACCTTGTGGCCAGAGACCACTAG
- a CDS encoding universal stress protein has translation MFEIPRPYLIKFDRIAVPMAEGRSSRRVLHIAFAFASAMGSEITAITVRDQAKDITWTNKITVVTNAYKEGLSQNIKVVPKILTSSDVKSALVEELNRHSYDIVIIASEKRSIITRITSGPVSNYVIKKSNIPTALVSVKTQTFPYKTIYIPLSESVNTRGSVAFGLFLKKVTGAKVIFSDLRAFDQNPTHKFSYVFDYMNEIIENFGGDITVRKGGTSSDLKESILSEASNADADALVLGVRSGPNGKIRVSSEIKDLMKTGEFDSILFKK, from the coding sequence ATGTTTGAGATTCCTAGACCGTATCTGATCAAATTCGATAGGATTGCAGTGCCGATGGCAGAGGGCAGAAGCTCCAGAAGAGTACTGCATATAGCCTTTGCCTTTGCATCCGCTATGGGATCAGAGATAACCGCGATCACGGTCAGGGATCAGGCAAAGGACATAACGTGGACGAACAAGATCACCGTTGTCACCAACGCATATAAGGAGGGTTTGAGCCAGAACATAAAGGTTGTGCCGAAGATTCTGACGAGCTCAGACGTAAAATCCGCATTGGTGGAGGAGCTGAATAGGCACTCGTATGACATAGTGATAATAGCATCGGAGAAGAGATCCATAATAACGAGGATAACCTCAGGCCCTGTGTCCAACTACGTGATAAAGAAGTCGAATATACCAACCGCTCTGGTTTCGGTCAAGACGCAGACCTTCCCGTACAAGACCATATACATACCGCTGAGTGAATCTGTAAACACAAGAGGTTCAGTGGCATTCGGCCTCTTCCTGAAGAAGGTGACCGGAGCAAAGGTCATATTCTCGGATCTCAGGGCCTTTGATCAGAACCCGACGCACAAGTTCAGCTACGTATTCGATTACATGAACGAGATAATAGAGAACTTCGGTGGGGACATAACGGTCAGGAAGGGAGGCACCAGCAGCGACCTTAAGGAGTCCATACTCTCAGAGGCTTCAAATGCAGATGCAGATGCACTCGTACTCGGCGTCAGATCCGGCCCTAATGGAAAGATAAGGGTTAGCAGCGAGATCAAGGATCTCATGAAAACTGGCGAATTTGACAGCATACTCTTCAAGAAGTGA
- the xerA gene encoding site-specific tyrosine recombinase/integron integrase, whose amino-acid sequence MPAETNEYLSRFVEYMTGERKSRYTIKEYRFLVDQFLSFMNKKPDEITPMDIERYKNFLAVKKRYSKTSQYLAIKAVKLFYKALDLRVPINLTPPKRPSHMPVYLSEDEAKRLIEAASSDTRMYAIVSVLAYTGVRVGELCNLKISDVDLQESIINVRSGKGDKDRIVIMAEECVKALGSYLDLRLSMDTDNDYLFVSNRRVRFDTSTIERMIRDLGKKAGIQKKVTPHVLRHTFATSVLRNGGDIRFIQQILGHASVATTQIYTHLNDSALREMYTQHRPRY is encoded by the coding sequence ATGCCGGCAGAAACCAATGAGTATCTTTCGAGGTTTGTGGAGTACATGACCGGAGAGAGGAAGAGCAGGTACACCATCAAGGAATACAGGTTTCTAGTGGATCAATTCCTCTCCTTCATGAACAAGAAGCCGGATGAGATAACGCCAATGGATATCGAAAGATACAAGAATTTTCTGGCAGTCAAGAAGAGATATTCAAAGACGAGCCAGTATCTTGCCATAAAGGCGGTGAAACTCTTCTATAAGGCTCTGGATCTGAGGGTCCCTATAAATCTCACCCCTCCAAAGAGGCCATCTCACATGCCGGTGTATCTTTCTGAGGATGAGGCGAAGCGTCTCATCGAGGCTGCAAGTTCAGATACAAGGATGTATGCAATTGTTTCCGTTCTGGCCTATACAGGCGTAAGAGTGGGCGAGCTCTGCAATCTCAAGATAAGCGATGTGGATCTGCAGGAATCAATAATAAACGTGAGATCCGGGAAAGGAGACAAAGACAGGATAGTCATAATGGCTGAAGAATGCGTGAAAGCACTTGGTTCGTATCTTGACTTGAGGCTCTCAATGGATACCGACAACGACTATCTTTTCGTTAGCAACAGGCGCGTCAGATTCGATACATCGACGATAGAACGCATGATAAGGGATCTGGGCAAGAAGGCTGGAATACAGAAGAAGGTAACACCGCACGTGCTAAGGCACACCTTCGCGACTTCCGTGCTCAGGAACGGCGGCGACATAAGGTTCATACAGCAGATACTGGGTCATGCCAGCGTTGCAACAACACAGATATACACCCACCTCAACGATTCGGCCCTGAGGGAGATGTACACGCAGCACAGGCCAAGGTACTAG
- the rpe gene encoding ribulose-phosphate 3-epimerase, whose translation MLVSPSIVAASPLKIQDQVRECENAGSVSFHLDVMDGNFVPNITVGPDYYEFLRSISRIRIESHLMVMRPDLYYRKFAKEGDLVLVHYESPVNTLALLKRMKDEGIDAGIVINPDTSFSKVSDLLEYAQILLIMSVYPGFSGQKFIDVSDKIHEASAFIKKNGLKTKIEVDGGINDNTARIVKNAGADIVVSASYIFGGNISERIRILSSI comes from the coding sequence ATGCTTGTTTCTCCATCAATCGTAGCAGCATCACCGTTGAAGATACAGGATCAGGTCAGGGAATGCGAGAACGCCGGATCCGTTTCCTTCCACCTGGACGTTATGGATGGGAACTTCGTGCCAAACATAACCGTTGGCCCTGACTACTATGAATTCCTCAGATCCATATCCAGAATACGGATAGAGAGCCATCTTATGGTCATGCGCCCTGATCTCTACTACAGAAAATTTGCAAAGGAGGGCGATCTGGTCTTGGTGCATTACGAGAGCCCGGTAAACACCCTTGCTCTGCTTAAGAGAATGAAAGACGAGGGCATAGATGCCGGTATCGTGATAAATCCGGACACATCGTTCAGCAAGGTATCCGATCTCCTGGAATACGCACAGATCCTGCTCATAATGTCGGTTTATCCAGGTTTTTCCGGGCAGAAATTCATAGATGTTTCAGATAAGATACATGAGGCTTCCGCCTTCATCAAGAAGAACGGGCTCAAGACGAAGATAGAGGTTGACGGGGGCATAAACGACAACACAGCAAGGATTGTGAAAAATGCTGGAGCGGATATAGTTGTTTCCGCCTCCTACATTTTTGGTGGCAACATAAGTGAGAGGATCAGGATACTCTCATCGATATGA
- a CDS encoding tRNA uridine(34) 5-carboxymethylaminomethyl modification radical SAM/GNAT enzyme Elp3 — MDFFEEMRDVLLSGQIKDKEDLEDVKLELSKKYGLDYVPSDVEILNSFNFSEDVKKILRRKPTRTISGVAVVAAMTSPERCPHGKCIFCPGGVDNNSPQSYTGYEPAALRGRNNAYDPYMETFNRIKQLETIGHDTSKIDLIIMGGTFTARDPAYQRNFVKGCLDAMNGSIGNSLEESIRINETSRHRCIGLTVETKPDWFFEREIDEALAYGTTKVELGVQNIDDRILAINNRGHTVADIARSTQLARDAGLKIVYHIMPGMYGSSFEKDLKSFDLMINDERFKPDMLKIYPTLVTQGTGLYNLWKNGKYRPYTTAETVDLIVEFMRRMPDWIRIQRIQRDIPVQFIVAGVKRSDIRNLVERRMREEGIKTGEIRYREIGHGTVKEENVILKVEGYNAGGGKEYFISYVTESNRIIGFVRLRIPSDRAHRQEVMNTAIIRELKVFGQEVPVGRHEEDEWQHRGFGNRLVQEAERITLEEGLHRILVISGIGVREYFRKRGYEDLGPYVAKRLSS; from the coding sequence ATGGATTTCTTCGAAGAGATGCGGGACGTTCTACTTTCAGGCCAGATAAAGGATAAGGAGGATCTGGAAGACGTTAAGCTCGAGCTATCGAAGAAGTATGGCCTTGACTACGTCCCGAGCGATGTGGAAATCCTGAACTCATTCAATTTCAGCGAGGACGTAAAGAAGATATTACGAAGAAAGCCGACCAGAACCATATCGGGTGTGGCTGTCGTTGCGGCCATGACCTCCCCGGAGAGGTGCCCCCATGGTAAATGCATATTCTGTCCGGGAGGCGTTGACAACAATTCTCCCCAGTCGTATACAGGCTATGAGCCGGCAGCACTCAGGGGTAGGAACAATGCCTACGATCCATACATGGAGACATTTAACAGAATAAAGCAGCTGGAAACAATAGGGCACGACACCTCAAAGATCGATCTCATCATAATGGGTGGGACGTTCACAGCCAGGGACCCGGCATACCAGAGGAATTTTGTCAAGGGATGCCTAGACGCCATGAACGGTTCGATTGGAAACAGCCTAGAGGAATCGATAAGGATCAATGAAACCAGCAGGCACAGGTGCATAGGCCTGACCGTAGAGACCAAGCCGGATTGGTTCTTCGAGCGCGAGATAGATGAAGCTCTGGCCTATGGGACAACCAAGGTAGAGCTTGGTGTACAGAACATTGATGACAGGATTCTGGCCATAAACAACCGTGGGCATACCGTGGCGGACATAGCAAGATCCACGCAGCTTGCAAGGGATGCAGGCCTGAAGATCGTCTACCACATCATGCCAGGGATGTATGGTTCAAGCTTTGAAAAAGACCTGAAATCCTTCGATCTCATGATAAACGATGAGAGATTCAAGCCGGACATGCTCAAGATATACCCAACGCTCGTAACGCAGGGTACCGGCCTTTACAATCTGTGGAAGAACGGAAAGTACAGGCCATACACGACCGCAGAAACGGTCGATCTCATCGTGGAATTCATGCGTAGAATGCCTGACTGGATAAGGATCCAGAGGATACAGAGGGATATTCCGGTGCAGTTCATAGTTGCCGGTGTGAAGAGATCCGACATAAGAAATCTAGTGGAACGAAGGATGAGAGAGGAGGGCATAAAGACCGGCGAGATAAGGTATAGGGAAATAGGCCACGGCACAGTGAAGGAAGAAAATGTGATCCTCAAAGTTGAAGGCTATAATGCCGGAGGAGGCAAGGAATACTTCATATCATACGTCACAGAAAGCAACAGAATAATCGGATTCGTGAGGTTGAGAATACCTTCGGACAGGGCACACAGGCAGGAGGTCATGAATACTGCTATAATACGGGAGCTGAAGGTATTCGGCCAGGAAGTTCCTGTGGGGAGGCATGAAGAGGATGAATGGCAGCATCGTGGCTTCGGCAATAGGCTTGTGCAGGAGGCTGAGCGCATCACGCTTGAAGAGGGTCTCCACAGGATACTGGTCATATCTGGCATAGGCGTCAGGGAGTATTTCAGAAAGAGGGGCTATGAAGATTTAGGGCCATACGTCGCGAAGAGGCTATCATCGTAA
- a CDS encoding 50S ribosomal protein L40e: MAFPEAVERRLNKKICMRCYARNSIRATRCRKCGYTGLRLKKKERAAGK, encoded by the coding sequence ATGGCATTTCCAGAAGCGGTTGAACGCCGTCTCAATAAGAAAATATGCATGCGCTGCTATGCAAGGAATTCTATACGAGCAACCAGATGCAGGAAGTGTGGTTACACAGGGCTCAGGCTCAAGAAGAAGGAAAGGGCGGCAGGCAAATAA
- the kdpB gene encoding potassium-transporting ATPase subunit KdpB translates to MKVYEEFLLTLKNMRPDVIIHNPVMFLTEMSLFLSVFIYAFPGFFGVPSSTTYLQFYLAVVILLFLTVFFSSMSTAMSEGKSKAITDSLKKFKTEVTAHVIRDGNPVDVKSTDLRKGDIIVVYRDEIIPIDGEVIEGSGYVDESNVTGESRAVMKVIGDTVTGSTRLVTDKIKIRATADPGSTFIDKMIDLVNRATREKTPNEIALTVFLSGLTLIFLIITASIFSISHYYGRTANVMMLIVLLIALIPTTIGALLPAIGIAAINKVSEYNIIAKSGRAIENAGDIDTIILDKTGTITIGERQAVRMYPNKGVDDKEFYRMCALASFYDQTKEGISILNLARSNGITVSEEDLRGYSFIPFSSETKYSGLESDSDYIIKGSLHALKEKFHVADEFIEALCKEISMRGGTAIPVVHNGKFAGVIELQDLIKPGIKERIAEIKNMDIKTVMCTGDDEVTAQYISAQVGLDEYIANSKPIDKYNVVIREKERQRMVAMVGDGTNDAPALAKADVGLAMNNGTQAAKEAANMIDLDSNPTKLMDVIFLGKQILITRGALTTFSIANDISKYFVIIPAIFYMFPSLSMVNVLDLTDPIVAVTSALIFNTIIIVFLIPLALGGVKYKPTSISDLLKRNIMIYGLGGVVVPFIAIKLIYMLLVALGVVW, encoded by the coding sequence ATGAAGGTGTATGAGGAATTTCTGCTTACGCTTAAGAACATGAGGCCGGACGTCATAATCCATAACCCTGTCATGTTCCTTACGGAGATGTCCCTCTTTCTCTCCGTCTTCATATACGCATTCCCAGGCTTCTTCGGTGTGCCATCGTCCACCACATACCTTCAGTTCTACCTTGCAGTTGTAATTCTTCTCTTTCTTACGGTGTTCTTCTCCAGCATGAGCACGGCCATGTCAGAGGGCAAGAGCAAGGCCATAACGGATTCGCTTAAGAAATTCAAGACTGAAGTGACTGCACATGTGATCAGGGACGGCAATCCTGTTGATGTGAAGTCAACGGATCTGCGCAAGGGTGACATCATAGTGGTCTACCGTGACGAGATCATACCCATAGACGGCGAGGTTATCGAAGGTTCGGGATACGTCGACGAATCAAATGTAACTGGTGAATCAAGGGCCGTGATGAAGGTCATCGGCGACACCGTAACAGGTTCCACCAGGCTCGTCACCGATAAGATAAAGATAAGGGCAACCGCCGATCCTGGGAGCACCTTCATAGACAAGATGATCGATCTGGTTAACAGGGCAACGAGGGAGAAGACTCCCAATGAGATAGCGCTAACCGTCTTTCTGTCGGGCCTGACCCTCATATTCCTGATCATAACTGCTTCAATATTCTCCATATCCCATTACTACGGCAGAACAGCCAATGTGATGATGCTGATAGTCCTGCTCATAGCGCTCATACCCACAACCATAGGGGCGCTCCTTCCTGCGATTGGAATAGCCGCTATAAACAAGGTTTCAGAATACAACATAATAGCCAAGAGCGGAAGAGCCATAGAAAATGCCGGAGACATAGACACTATAATACTCGACAAGACGGGCACGATAACTATAGGGGAGCGCCAGGCAGTTCGCATGTACCCGAACAAAGGCGTAGACGATAAGGAGTTCTACAGGATGTGTGCACTGGCCTCATTCTATGACCAGACGAAGGAGGGCATATCCATACTGAATCTGGCTAGGAGCAACGGTATAACCGTGTCGGAAGAGGATCTGAGAGGCTACAGTTTCATACCGTTCTCATCCGAAACCAAGTACAGCGGGCTTGAATCTGATAGCGATTACATAATAAAGGGATCGCTGCACGCCCTCAAGGAGAAGTTCCACGTTGCGGATGAGTTCATAGAGGCACTGTGCAAGGAAATATCCATGAGGGGTGGAACTGCGATACCTGTGGTACACAATGGCAAATTTGCAGGAGTCATAGAGCTACAGGATCTCATAAAGCCCGGTATAAAGGAGAGGATAGCGGAAATAAAGAACATGGATATAAAGACGGTCATGTGCACCGGAGATGATGAGGTAACGGCACAGTACATATCTGCTCAGGTCGGACTTGATGAATACATAGCCAATTCGAAACCCATAGACAAGTACAATGTCGTGATAAGGGAGAAGGAGAGGCAGAGGATGGTTGCCATGGTCGGGGACGGCACCAACGATGCACCCGCACTTGCCAAGGCAGACGTTGGCCTTGCAATGAACAACGGAACCCAGGCTGCAAAGGAAGCAGCCAATATGATCGATTTAGACAGCAACCCGACAAAATTGATGGATGTCATATTCCTGGGCAAGCAGATACTAATAACCAGAGGAGCTCTCACAACATTCAGCATAGCAAACGACATATCAAAGTACTTCGTCATCATACCTGCCATCTTCTACATGTTTCCAAGCCTTTCCATGGTCAATGTGCTGGATCTGACCGATCCGATAGTTGCGGTAACATCTGCGCTGATTTTCAACACAATAATCATAGTGTTCCTCATACCGCTGGCGCTTGGCGGTGTTAAATACAAGCCAACGTCCATATCCGATCTGCTGAAGAGAAATATAATGATATACGGCCTCGGTGGTGTCGTTGTACCGTTCATAGCCATCAAGCTGATCTATATGCTCCTTGTTGCCCTGGGGGTGGTTTGGTGA
- a CDS encoding alcohol dehydrogenase catalytic domain-containing protein gives MKAALVYEPLGNENLRIEDVDDPKVLDGQVLIEVRKAGLNPVDYNTINGKIVYKLNPLPHIPGTEVYGVVAQDSGNFKKGDRVVVYNRVFDGTCDQCISGNEHLCTAGGIWGVVSNGGYAQKVAVPEKNVFRLPKNVSDEMAASIGVAALTSFRALRLAGCAPGKSVLIFGASGNTGMFSVQMASMMGCDVYAVSRKDWIEEFGATEVFEADEIPDSMKFDIVVNPLGTLFWKESLKHLGIRGSLVTFGIFTGREGSIDIADLYTGERRILGSTGGTRSDLRDLLEFMKMHDLRVKISREFKLTEMQDALKFYNEDHDGRILISMRVS, from the coding sequence ATGAAGGCTGCTCTTGTATATGAACCGCTAGGAAACGAAAATCTGAGGATCGAAGATGTCGATGACCCCAAGGTTTTGGATGGCCAGGTTCTCATAGAGGTCAGGAAAGCCGGGCTCAACCCCGTTGATTACAACACGATAAACGGCAAGATCGTGTACAAGCTGAATCCGCTCCCACACATTCCAGGGACAGAGGTATACGGGGTTGTGGCACAGGACAGCGGAAATTTCAAAAAGGGCGACCGCGTGGTTGTGTATAACCGAGTTTTCGATGGCACATGCGATCAATGTATATCGGGAAATGAGCATCTGTGCACCGCAGGTGGCATATGGGGAGTTGTATCCAATGGTGGCTATGCACAGAAGGTCGCCGTTCCAGAGAAGAACGTTTTCAGGCTGCCCAAAAATGTAAGCGATGAGATGGCAGCAAGCATCGGTGTGGCAGCCCTGACCTCATTCAGGGCTCTTCGACTAGCTGGCTGTGCTCCTGGCAAATCCGTCCTGATATTCGGTGCGTCCGGAAATACCGGCATGTTCTCCGTACAGATGGCGTCAATGATGGGCTGTGATGTCTACGCGGTGTCAAGGAAGGACTGGATAGAGGAATTCGGTGCAACAGAGGTATTCGAGGCGGATGAGATCCCTGATAGCATGAAATTCGATATTGTTGTGAATCCGCTGGGAACGTTGTTCTGGAAGGAATCGCTGAAACACCTCGGTATCCGTGGATCTCTGGTCACATTCGGCATCTTCACTGGAAGAGAGGGATCCATTGACATAGCGGATCTTTACACAGGCGAGAGAAGGATACTTGGATCAACTGGTGGCACGAGATCGGATCTGAGGGATCTGCTGGAGTTCATGAAGATGCACGATTTACGCGTCAAGATATCGAGAGAGTTCAAACTGACTGAAATGCAGGATGCCCTGAAATTTTACAACGAGGACCATGACGGGAGGATACTCATATCGATGAGAGTATCCTGA
- the kdpA gene encoding potassium-transporting ATPase subunit KdpA, with amino-acid sequence MNLIEYEAYFWAKFFVAERAVSGVIIILIYLIIASVLAYILSFHIAKIYLDEKTVFSKITGRIISFFERMIGESPDHGMTFKEYFINLLLFNFFAGLISFLVIMFQKYLPFSYDTVGMSPSLDFNTVVSFLTNTNLQHYSNPMRLSYFSQTFVITGLMFLSAGTGFAASMAFVRGIRTDTGNIGNFYHDFLVSIFDLILPLTVILTVILILAGIPETMQRYITVNAFLTNKVYNIPLGPVATLEAIKNIGTNGGGFYGANAAYPFENPDWFTNLVEFVSFVIIPLASLISLGIVFGDRKFGRMLYWVVMFFFIFDALFAFFGEFAGVPFLHLGYYTGNMVGKETAIGISQSTIFAVGATITSTGASNAALVSYTPAGIIGVLIGLLLNDPLGGVGTGVLNIFMYIIFTVFIASLMVGKLPEIMSLRISSKEIKYSTLSLITHPLLVVIPLGITLMIPHLMSSFVNPESSRITELLYEFASAASNNGSEMGGFITNQPFFNYLDGVLMLLGRYLLMAFQLIIAQSFSVKKAKAQYYRSIDTSNWIFGVLLIAAMILIGLLSYFPIIVLGPLLSWAHDFNLILEAMV; translated from the coding sequence ATGAATTTGATTGAGTATGAAGCTTATTTCTGGGCCAAGTTCTTTGTTGCCGAAAGAGCCGTTTCAGGAGTTATCATAATACTGATATATCTGATAATAGCATCTGTCTTAGCTTACATACTCTCATTCCACATTGCAAAGATATACTTAGATGAGAAAACCGTTTTCTCAAAGATAACAGGCCGCATCATATCATTCTTCGAGAGAATGATCGGGGAATCGCCGGATCATGGCATGACCTTCAAAGAATATTTCATAAATCTTCTCCTCTTTAATTTTTTTGCAGGTCTAATATCATTTCTTGTGATAATGTTTCAGAAGTACCTTCCCTTTTCATATGACACGGTGGGCATGTCTCCCTCGCTTGATTTCAACACCGTGGTCAGCTTCCTGACAAACACGAATCTGCAGCATTATTCAAATCCCATGAGGCTTTCATACTTCAGCCAGACCTTTGTGATCACCGGCCTGATGTTCCTGTCTGCCGGCACTGGATTTGCAGCTTCCATGGCATTCGTGAGAGGTATAAGAACGGATACTGGAAATATAGGCAATTTCTACCATGACTTCCTCGTTTCGATATTTGATCTCATACTTCCGCTGACCGTCATCTTGACCGTTATCCTGATCCTTGCAGGGATACCTGAAACCATGCAGAGGTACATCACGGTCAACGCATTTCTGACAAATAAGGTATACAATATCCCACTGGGCCCTGTTGCAACGCTGGAAGCCATTAAGAACATAGGGACCAACGGTGGTGGATTCTATGGAGCAAATGCCGCATACCCATTTGAAAATCCGGACTGGTTCACGAACCTCGTGGAATTCGTATCCTTCGTTATAATTCCACTGGCATCGCTGATCTCGCTTGGCATTGTATTCGGAGACAGAAAATTTGGCCGCATGCTCTACTGGGTCGTCATGTTCTTCTTCATTTTCGATGCCCTGTTTGCCTTCTTTGGAGAATTTGCTGGTGTTCCATTCCTGCACCTTGGATATTACACAGGCAACATGGTTGGAAAGGAAACAGCCATAGGAATATCGCAGAGCACGATATTCGCAGTTGGTGCGACAATCACATCGACCGGTGCATCCAATGCTGCCCTCGTTTCATACACGCCAGCAGGGATAATCGGCGTATTGATAGGCCTGCTGCTTAACGATCCGCTTGGCGGTGTTGGAACTGGCGTACTGAATATCTTCATGTACATAATATTCACAGTGTTCATAGCATCGCTCATGGTTGGAAAGCTGCCAGAGATAATGAGCCTGAGAATAAGTTCAAAGGAGATAAAGTATTCAACGCTTTCCCTCATAACGCATCCCCTGCTTGTGGTCATACCGCTGGGCATAACTCTGATGATACCACATCTCATGTCATCATTCGTAAATCCCGAATCATCGAGGATAACGGAACTTCTTTACGAATTTGCCTCAGCGGCATCAAACAATGGATCGGAGATGGGCGGCTTCATTACGAATCAGCCGTTCTTCAACTATCTTGATGGCGTTCTCATGCTGCTGGGCAGGTACCTGCTGATGGCATTCCAGCTGATCATAGCGCAGTCCTTCTCTGTAAAGAAAGCCAAGGCACAGTACTACAGATCGATAGATACGAGCAACTGGATATTCGGCGTGCTGCTCATAGCGGCCATGATCCTGATCGGGCTTCTTTCATACTTCCCCATAATAGTTCTTGGCCCGCTCCTATCATGGGCCCATGATTTCAACCTCATACTGGAGGCGATGGTTTGA
- the kdpC gene encoding potassium-transporting ATPase subunit KdpC — translation MKSYLKALVFAVLFLFILGFVYPTVTSLITEHALPFQSEGQPVEIDGHIYGSYLLAEAFNSSFFFHPRPSAIDYNLSESGSYDYSLGNPAMLNLTEKYLHRFLSENPGVNISEIPYAMISYSGSGLDPGIPLQGAIIQIPRISIAIHNITNLSVSDLYSYLYNLVNSTKTQNFPFFGSYYVNVVRLNVDIVEFLLKGGYISQSQI, via the coding sequence GTGAAATCATATCTTAAGGCATTGGTATTCGCCGTGCTGTTTCTGTTCATACTGGGTTTCGTGTATCCAACCGTAACATCGCTGATAACGGAACATGCGTTGCCATTCCAGTCTGAGGGCCAACCCGTGGAGATCGATGGTCACATATATGGAAGCTACCTCCTGGCCGAGGCATTCAACTCATCATTCTTCTTCCATCCAAGGCCATCAGCAATAGATTACAACCTCAGTGAATCCGGATCCTATGATTATTCGCTGGGAAATCCTGCAATGCTAAACCTGACTGAAAAGTACCTTCACCGTTTCCTCAGCGAGAATCCAGGTGTAAACATAAGCGAGATACCATACGCCATGATATCCTATTCCGGATCAGGGCTGGATCCCGGCATTCCGCTGCAGGGCGCGATCATACAGATTCCGAGGATAAGCATAGCGATCCACAATATAACAAATCTATCGGTGAGCGATCTTTATTCGTATCTGTATAACCTTGTGAACTCAACGAAAACCCAAAACTTTCCATTCTTCGGTTCCTATTACGTTAACGTTGTGCGCCTCAACGTGGACATCGTGGAATTTCTGCTCAAAGGCGGATACATAAGCCAGTCTCAGATCTGA